From the Streptomyces sp. Sge12 genome, the window TGAAATCCGGAAACCCGTGGCGATCGAACGGCACACCAGTGACCGGATGCGTCTTGCCCGCCAGATGGGCATTGATCGGACCGACGGGAGTGCCGCCCGTAGCGCACGGGCATGCTGCGGTGTGGCCGCGTACCGTACCGCCGCAGTTGTGGACCAGAACCGGGGTGTCACCCGCCATTACATAATACGTGTGAAGGTCAGCCACTGTGAGGTTGTAGGTCGTACTGAATTTCTCATAGGTGCGGGTTGCGACAATGACAACCGCCGACCCATCGTCGGTACGCAGGGTTCCCGCCGGCTTCAGGTCCGCGGCATCCTTCCACGCCTGGTCAGACTCTGACCAGAACGGGTGATGGCCCGTCGTGGTGATGCTCTTGACGCCGTCTGGAGTCTGGACAGTGAGGTCGACGTAAGTCTTGTCATCCTCCGTGTAGATGGTCGCCGTGACCATCTTCCTTGCGGTCTCACCGGTCTCAGGGTCCGTCGCGAGAACCTCGTCACCTTCCGCCAGCTCTTCGATCGGCTTACTGGATCCGTCGGCAAGAAGGACTTCCGTGCCGGCAACGAAGCTGTTGGGGCATGGGGGGTCGGCTTTCGGAGCGCCTCCCTTGCCCCCTCCGAAGAACTTGAGCAGTCCGCCTTCGAGTGCAAGGGTCGTCATCGCCAGTTCGGCCGTAACATGACCGAGGTTGGTCTGGTTTTCGCATGACACCCCCTCGCGGTCGCACAGGAAGTCCGTAGCCCCATAGGCAAGCATGGAACCGGGGTGAGGAGTGTTACAGCCAGCCCCGTCCCCCATGTTGAGGCAGTCGGCGTAGATGTTGTAGCTGTAGCGACCCTGATTCGGGGCGTGCTTGTAATAGGCCTTCGTGGACGCCTGGAATGTTGGCACGTCCTTGAAGACCACCGTGGTTACGCCGAGCTTGAGAGTGATCGGGCCGTTGAGGTAGTAACTGAGATTCGGGCCCGGAGTGTAGTTCTTGGCGGCCGTGTTGCAACCGCCGCACCCGCCGCTGTCGAAGCCGCCGTCGTTGTCACCTTCGAAGAGCTTCAGGCCGCTGGGGTCCGAGTTGGTGATCGGATTGCCGTTGGAGTACGTGTACCCGTTCATCTGGAGCGGGTCGGTGATGTCGATGATCGGGTCGACCGTGATGAAGCGGCCCGTCGTCGGGTCGTATTCGCGGGCGCCGATGTGGGTGAGGCCCGTGGTGTTGTCGTCGTTGCCGACGCCGAGGAAGGTCCGGTCACCCGGCCAGCTGGCGGGCTGGCTTCCGCGGGGGTTGCCGTACGGGTCCGACTTGCGGCGGGTGACCGGCTGGCCGGCCTTCTGCTCGACGCTGATGGTGGCCGTGTTGTGGTGGTCGGTCAGCAGCTGCGACAGGGTGTGGCCGGTGGTCTTGCCGTTGGTCCGGCGGACCGTCGTGGGGGCGCCGGGGCTGCTGTAGTAGCGGACGGCGTCGATGGCCTGTCCGGCCTTGTTGACCGTGATCTCGGTTTCGCCGAGGTACAGGGTGCGGGCGCTGCCCGTTTCCTGGACTACACGGTTCCCTGCGGCGTCGTAGAGGTAATTGGTGAGGTTGCCGAAGCTCCACTGCTGCGCCGGAGTCGCGGCAGGGCTGGCACACGTGAAGGTGTGCAGGTCGTTGCCGTCGGCGTCATTGTCGTTGGGGACGGTGAGGCACTGGTTGGTGCCGGTGATGAGGGCCTTGTCCGTCTCCCGGTAGGTGAACTTCTGGCTGGGCTCGCCCGGTGCGCACGCCTTCAGGACGGCCTTGCCGTTCTCGGAGGTGAGGCACTTGCCGAGGGCCTGGACGGTGTCGCCGGTGATGCGCCACTGCTGCGGCTTGGTCTCGTTGCAGGACAGCAGCTGAACGGGGGTTCCGTCAGCTGTGCTGCCGCCCTGGACGTCGAGGCACTTGCCCGAGAGGCCGGTGACGGCCACGGCACCGATGCCGGGGCTGGTGGCCGAAAGGAGCTTGCTCCGTCGGTCCCAGTTCAGGGTCTGGGTGTCGCCGTCGATGGTGCGGGTCTTGGTGCTGCCCGCCGCGCTGTAGGTGTAGGTGGAGAGGGAGTCGACCGTGGAGCCGGGCGTCCTGGTGGTCTTGTTGACCTTGGTCAGGGCGTGGGGCTGCTTCTTGACGGGCGGCTGGGCGCCGCCGGAGATGTCTACACCGTAGGTGTAGGTCGTCTCGTCGTTGAGTGCGCCGTTGGTCGGGTCGAAGTCGGTGAGCTTGGTGCGGTTGCCGATCGCGTCGAACGCGTAGTCCTGGCGGTAGGCGTCACCCGGCGTACCGGAAGCGATCTCGGCCAGGGCTGGTCCTGTCGGGCTGGTGGGGCAGCCCTCTGTCTTCCCGGTCCAGGCTCGGACGAGCTGGCCCATCGCGTCGTAGGTGTAGCACTGGCGGTCAACACGGGCAGGGGACTGCTTGGTGGCACCGGGGTAGGTGTCCGTGATCGAGATGGGGTTGCCGACAGCGTCGTATTTATAGGTGAGGGAGGAGAGGAGGTTGGAATCGGAATCGGGGTCGCGCGTCTCGCGGTGGCCGGATGCTGTGGTGATCCGTCCGGTGTGGGGGTCGTAGGTGTTCGTGGTCCACACACGCTGGGGCGCGTTGCCGGAAGCGGTGCGCAGCACTTCGCCGAAGGGGCTGTAGACGGTTTCGGCGGTGTACCAGGACAGGCCCGACATGGTCTGCACCATGCCGTCGGCGTTGTAGCGCGTGATCAGCTTCTCGGCGGCGAGACCGCCGATGGTCGCGGGGAGGGTCGTCGACTGGACCTTGCCCGTGGGCGTGTACGTGGTGCTGTACGCGTAGCTGCCGGCCAGGCCCTTCGTGCTGGGCAGGTCCGGGACGGTGATCCTGGATCCGGTGGGCCGGTACTCGCTGTCGTAGCCGGTGACCTCCGTCTTGTACGAGCCGGCACCCCACTTACGGGTGGAGGCGACGGGCTGGCCCTTGCCGCCAGGGAGGGTGTCGTAGGTCCACGTGGCGATGGGGTCTATCTCGGAGTCGTCGCGCAGCGCAGTCTTACGGCCGAGGGCGTCGTACGTCGTGAACTGGGTGACGTCGTAGACGTTGGTCGTCGAGACCTGCCGGTCGAGGTTGTCGTAGGTGAACTTCGACGTGCCCGCGTCAGGGTCGTCCGAGGCGGTCAGGCGGCCACGGGCGTCGTAGGTGTAGCTCCAGATGTTGCTTGCCGGGTCGGTGACCTTCGCGAGCTTGCCCCGCACGTCGTAGGTGTAACTGGTCTTGCTCGACGTGGTGAGGTCGGTGGCGGTGTAGTGCTCGACCTGGGAGGTACGGCCCAGCGCGTCGGTCGTGGTCTTGACGGCTCGGCTGCCCGCCAGCGGGGTCGCCCCAGTGGGTGACATGGCGCTACGGGTGAGGGTCCAGTCGCCCTCGTACTGGCTGGTGGCGGACTGTCGGGCTTCGCCCTTCTCCAAGGTGGTGATCCGCACCGCGCGGCCAAGGCCGTCGTAGGCGGTCTGGGTCGAGTTGGGAACCTCGGTCACCGACTGCGGGACGAAGAGCGTCGTGCTCAGGGCACCCTCGGCGTGGTAGCCGTTGTTGACCTGGCTGACGGTCCCGTTCGCACTGTGCAGGGTGTCGGTGATCACGCGGCCGCCGCCCGCTGCCTCCGTCTGTGACTGACGGGGACGCAGCAGACCGTCGTAGATCGCGATCGAAGTGTTGTAGGTGCCGTTGTCCTTCAGCGTGCGGGAGATGACAACCGGGGCCTTGTGCTCGGCTATCTGGTACTCGAACGTGTAAGCGGCCTTGTCGGTGGCCGGCTTCTGCGAAGGCGTCCAGACCTGGGTGGTGCGGCCGAGCTGGTCGTACTCCGTGGTGACCTTGCGGCCGTTGGCGTCCGTCGCCTCCAGCACGCTGCCGCGAGCGGGATCCAGCTTGGTCGTCACCTGGTGCCCGAGCGCATTGGTCGTGGTGACGACGAATGCCGGGCCGGTCGCCGGGGCGTAGGCGGTGCTCGAAGGGCTGTTCGCGGCGTCGTAGCTCTTGATGGCACGGCCGAGCGCGTCGTACTCGGTGCGCGCGGAGGTGATCCAGCCGGTGCCCGCCGCGTCACCGGTGTCGACCTGGTACGGGAGGCCCTTCGTGGGCGCCGCCCCGAAGGCGTTCACCGCGTCGTAGGAGGTACGCGTCTTGCTGAGCAGGGTGCCGGGTTCGATGCCGCCTCCGGCGCAGTCGCCGGACGTCTCGCGGTTCTCCGCGGGCAGCCCGATCAGGTTGCTCGCGGGGTTGTGGACGTACGTGGGCTTGCTGCACGACTGCTTGACGGTGGACCAGCCGGTGCCCTTGTTCTCCAGGACATCGGTCTGCGCCGTCTTGAGCAGGCCGTATCCTGCCGCGCCCTCATAGGTGTTGGAGACCCGCACCATGCGGGACTTGCCCCCGCTGACGGACTGGATCGAGTCCGTGCGGTCGACACCGCCGCGGTACGCGTACAGCTTGGAGCCATCGGTCTTGGTGCGCGTGGCGCTCGGGTCGAACTTCGCCGGCTTGGTCAGCTGGCGGTTGTCGACGCTGCCGCCCGCCTTCGTGTAGTTGATGACCTCGGCGGTCTGGCCCTGGTACTGGGGCAGGTCCTCCCCGAGCTCCTCCGCTCCGGTGGAGTCCTTGACCACGACCTTGGCGGTGTCGGTGGACAGGCCACGGAAGTAGCGGGTGCGCTTCTGCGACTGCTCGGTCGCGGTGGACGTGCCCGTACGCGCGGTCTCACCGCGCGTGGTGACCACCTCGGCGTACCCTCGCCACTGGCTGTACGTACGGAGTGCGGGCTTGGTGAACTCGTCGTCCTCAAGTGCCCAGGCGGCGCCACCGTCGTAGCGGTAGGCGGTCGTGACGTCGGGCTGCCGGGCAACCCGGTCCTTCTCGACCACCTTGTCCACGACGTACTTGTTGAACCACTCGATCGGTGTCTTCTCGGGCTCCAGGTCCGGATCGGGGGACCAGCGGACCGGGAAGCACCGCGTCGTGTTCCCCTTCTCCGTCAGACCGCCGGTACCGACCGGGCACGGATCGGAGTAGTCGACGTAGATCTCGCCGCCGGTCTCGGTACGGATCGTCTCCACCCGGAGCCGGTCGAAGTCGGGCGTCGCTTCAGTGGCCGACTTGGCCACCCGGTTGGGCATGTCGACGGTGTTGGCCAGGAAGGAGACCGCCGGCAGGGCGACACCATTGGCGCCGTCCTTGGGTCCGTACCCGGTCCGGGTGATGGACTCGAGCCACAGGGGCGGATGCGTGTCGGTCCGCTGGTGCGGCAGGGACTGGTTCAGTGCCCACTGGTCGACCTTGGAGAGCGCAGTGGAGCCCTCGGTTCGCTGCGCGTAGGTCGTGACGGCGGCCAGACGCTTACGGGACCAGAAGGTCGGAGCGGAGATGTAGCAGTTTTCCGCCTCCATCTTGCAGTACAGGGTGGTGGGGGTGTCCCACCACCCTCGCTTGTCGTCAGCGTTCTTGGAGTCGAACTGAGCGTTCTCACACTTGGTGTCGCGGTCCTCGAAACACCGTTCCTTCACGGTGAAATCGACGCGGCCGGCCGGCGCTCCCGCGAGATTGTCTGCGCGGAGTCCGTAGAGGATGCGGGTCGGGTGGCCCCCGCGGATGTAGCCGACCTTGCTGCGGTCCTTCTCCGTGAAGTTCTCGTTCTTGGCGTAGCGGTTCTCTTCCTTCGCCCAGTCGATGACCATGGCATTGCCGTGGACGTCCTCGACGTAGTCGAGGTTCCAGCGCCATGCCTGAACGCACGAGGAGTTCGCGTAAGCCGTTTGGTAGCAAGGCTCGCCGGGGTGGTTGCCGAAGACCGGGACGGTGAAGACGGAGTCGGTGACCGTCTGCGGTGATGAGCCGTCGCCGTGGGCACCGACGTTGTGCCGGCCGAAGTGGTAGCGAGTGCCGTCACGCGTGGTGACGATCCAGTATTCGCCGTCCTTTGCGCCGTTGGCGCCGCCCGTCTTGCGCTCGACCTTGGAACCGTCGTCGGACGCGGGCACCCACTGCCCGGTGGCGGCGTCGTGGACCAGTTCCGTCGTCGAGCCGGCGAGCGAGAGGACGATGTTGTCGCCGTTCGCGACCCAGCAGAGGTCGCCCTTCTTCTTGTCCGTCGCGTTGTCGTTGTTCGGCTTGCTCGGCTTTGCTTCACGGTCGTCCGAGCAGGAACGGTATCGGCGCTCGATGTAGCCCGGGTGGTAGTCCCACCCGTCGCCGAGCCACGACGCCTGACCGTTGGTCGCGGACGTCTTGCCGTCCACGGCCTGGGACGAGTACGAGAACGCGATGGCGGGCGTAGGGCCGGCTGCGGCGGGAGGAATCGTCAGCGGATAGGTCCAGGAAAATCCGCCACTGCTGCTACCGGCACTCCAGGAACCCGAAGTGGACAGCGATGTGGCCTTGTACGTGCCACCCGCGCCCGCCGCACTGTCGGATGCGGCCAGAACCACCGCGCCGGCTGCACCACCCGTCATGGTGCGCATCCCCTGAACGGGTGCGGTGGTCGGGTCGACGGTGGCGACGACCTTCTGCTTGACCGGGTCGTTCGTGCTCGGAACGTCCTTGAAGACGGAGCACGCGGGCACGTCCGGCGTCGTCAGGAAGCACTCCGGCAACTGCCGCAGCTGCAGGCGCGACGCCCACTCGGAGCCGTAGAGATCGCGGAACTTCGTGTAGTCCAGCTGGACATCGACGGGAGTCGATGCGTCGGCGGGCGGTGTGATCTTGATGAGGGCGCCGTCGATGTTCGCCGCTTCGGTTTGCGTGCGTCCTTCGATGGCCGCCGCCCAGGTGCCTGTCGGGGCCGTGCCGGTGCCTTCGAGCTTGCCGATGCTGACGGGGAGCGCGCCGACCTGGACGAAATCGGGGCTCGTGGGCGAGAGCGAAACCTGGCCGGAGGCGGCGACCGGTGCGGTCTTCTGAGACGCCTCGTACTCGGCGGGTGGCTGCGACGGCTTACCCGCCCAGTCCTTGAGCGCCGCGGCCGCAGCTGCGTCGAGCTTCGCCTCAGGATCCTGCTGAAGGCTCGGCAGATTGACACCGCTGCGGTCGCCCGGTGGTGCCGCCCAGGCCTGGGCGGGTAGAAGAGTTGCGACCAGCACCACGGACAGTGTGATGCCGGCGCGCCCGGCAAGACGCGCGCGTGTTGCGCGCGCCTTTCTGTTTCCGGGCAGGCGGAAATTCGCCGAGAACGGCGACATGCGGACCCCCCACGATCTGCCTCCGCGGCAATGGCACACGGCTGGCAGGAAACTGACAATTAGCCACTGATTCTGTATCCGGCGCGCCTGAAACACCATGGTTCCGATATCCGGTGTGGGCATTGTCACTTGACCAGGTGCATACCTTGGGGTAATCAGCGCAAATCGGCTGCTAACGGCACGCCCCGCGGTCAACTCCGAGGGTGAAGATGTCGGCGGGATAGTTCATGCTCGGCTCGCACGCCCTGCGCCTGAAAAGCCGGGCGGAGTTGGCCGTTGAGGTTCTTCAGGCCAAGGACAGAAGTCATTAGTGAGTGCCGAGGGCTGCCGTGTCGGGCACCCGAGGGGGGAGAAGTACGTCGTGTCTGTCAGTGATTCCGCGGGCGAGAGTCCGCCTACAGGGGCCGGTTCGACGGAAGGCCCCGCACCCGCGCGTCGGTGGTACCGACGTCGGCGCACCCTCGGGGGTCTGGCCGTGCTCCTGGCCGCCGCCGTCGCGGTGCCGGCCGGTGTGCACGTGGTCGGCGACGGGGCGTCGCACGGCCGCCCAGGCAAGGACGTTCCGGTCGACGAGCCGCAGGCGCGGCGACTGGCCGAGGAGTCCGGCAAAGAGGTCGAGGTCACGGCCGCTCGCAGTGCCAACACCACGACGTGGGCGCAGCCTGACGGGACGTTCCGCAAGCAGATCCACAGTGCGGCCTTCCGCGCCAACGTGAACGGCAACTGGAAGCCCATCGACACCGCCCTGGAGCGAGTGGAGGGCGGCTACGCGGCCAAGGCCGTCAACGGCCGCGTCTTCTTCAGTGGGGGGTCGAAGGAGCAGGCCGACGGTGGGGAACGCGCCTCGCGCGGCGTGACCCGCGTGGCGCTGCGGCAGGACACACCGGGCGAAGTGTGGACCGAACTGGTCCGGTTGAACACCGGCGGCCACGACATGACCGTCAGCTGGCCCGGCACCCTGCCCGCGCCCGTCATCGACGGTCCGCGCGCCCTGTACGAGAACGTCCGCCCCGGGCTCGACCTGGTGATGACTGCGCAGGACGGCGGCTACTCGCACCTGCTCGTGGTCAAGGACAAGCAGGCGGCGGCCGATCCGCTGCTGGGGCAGCTGAAGTACCGTCTGGCCAGCCCCGACATGACGTTCCACTTGGATGACGAGTCGGACGCGCTGAGTGCCCGTGACGCCAAGGGCGAAGAGATCGCGGGCTCGCCGACCCCGATGATGTGGGACTCCAGCGGCAAGGTCGCCACCACCGACAACGAACCGGCCTGGAAGCCGACCGACGTCGCGAAGCAGCACCCGACGCTGGCCCTGTCCGGCCTGGCCGGCGCCGAGGGTGCACGCCTGAAGCCCGTCGCGGCGGCGCTCGCCGACAATGCGCTGTCCCTCACCCCGGACAATGCGTTGCTCAGCGCTGCGGAAACGGTATATCCGGTATTCATCGACCCCTCGTTCAAGGGGCACAAGCACGCTTGGACCCTGCTTTACAAGACGGCAGGAAATTCAAGCTTCTACAACGGGCAGAACTACAACGCGAGCGGAACGAACGAAGCCCGGGTCGGTTACGAATCCAGCAGCGGCGGAACATCCCGCTCCATTTTCAACTTCGACTTCGGCAGTCAGCTTCACGGCGCGGGCATCATCTCGGCCAGCGTGCGTGCTCTGCAGACGTATTCGTGGTCGTGCGATCAGAAGCCGACGGACATCTACTCGACTCCGTACATCACGTCCTCGAGCACGTGGAACAACACGACCGGCTTCTGGACCAAGAAGGTCGCTACCGAGCGCGCCGGCTACGGCTACAACAGCTCGTGCCCGGACAACTGGATCGCCCCCGACATCAAGGGGCTCGTCTCCGAGGCCGCCAACGCCCGCTGGGGGGCGCTGTCCCTCGGGTTCGCCGCGCCCAACGAGTCGGACTCGTACTACTGGAAGAAGTTCATCGCCAACGGCGAGACCGCCCCGTACATCGAGGTCGTCTACAACACGCCGCCGGACACCCCGATCGCGGCGAACATGCAGACCTCC encodes:
- a CDS encoding ricin-type beta-trefoil lectin domain protein, whose translation is MVFQARRIQNQWLIVSFLPAVCHCRGGRSWGVRMSPFSANFRLPGNRKARATRARLAGRAGITLSVVLVATLLPAQAWAAPPGDRSGVNLPSLQQDPEAKLDAAAAAALKDWAGKPSQPPAEYEASQKTAPVAASGQVSLSPTSPDFVQVGALPVSIGKLEGTGTAPTGTWAAAIEGRTQTEAANIDGALIKITPPADASTPVDVQLDYTKFRDLYGSEWASRLQLRQLPECFLTTPDVPACSVFKDVPSTNDPVKQKVVATVDPTTAPVQGMRTMTGGAAGAVVLAASDSAAGAGGTYKATSLSTSGSWSAGSSSGGFSWTYPLTIPPAAAGPTPAIAFSYSSQAVDGKTSATNGQASWLGDGWDYHPGYIERRYRSCSDDREAKPSKPNNDNATDKKKGDLCWVANGDNIVLSLAGSTTELVHDAATGQWVPASDDGSKVERKTGGANGAKDGEYWIVTTRDGTRYHFGRHNVGAHGDGSSPQTVTDSVFTVPVFGNHPGEPCYQTAYANSSCVQAWRWNLDYVEDVHGNAMVIDWAKEENRYAKNENFTEKDRSKVGYIRGGHPTRILYGLRADNLAGAPAGRVDFTVKERCFEDRDTKCENAQFDSKNADDKRGWWDTPTTLYCKMEAENCYISAPTFWSRKRLAAVTTYAQRTEGSTALSKVDQWALNQSLPHQRTDTHPPLWLESITRTGYGPKDGANGVALPAVSFLANTVDMPNRVAKSATEATPDFDRLRVETIRTETGGEIYVDYSDPCPVGTGGLTEKGNTTRCFPVRWSPDPDLEPEKTPIEWFNKYVVDKVVEKDRVARQPDVTTAYRYDGGAAWALEDDEFTKPALRTYSQWRGYAEVVTTRGETARTGTSTATEQSQKRTRYFRGLSTDTAKVVVKDSTGAEELGEDLPQYQGQTAEVINYTKAGGSVDNRQLTKPAKFDPSATRTKTDGSKLYAYRGGVDRTDSIQSVSGGKSRMVRVSNTYEGAAGYGLLKTAQTDVLENKGTGWSTVKQSCSKPTYVHNPASNLIGLPAENRETSGDCAGGGIEPGTLLSKTRTSYDAVNAFGAAPTKGLPYQVDTGDAAGTGWITSARTEYDALGRAIKSYDAANSPSSTAYAPATGPAFVVTTTNALGHQVTTKLDPARGSVLEATDANGRKVTTEYDQLGRTTQVWTPSQKPATDKAAYTFEYQIAEHKAPVVISRTLKDNGTYNTSIAIYDGLLRPRQSQTEAAGGGRVITDTLHSANGTVSQVNNGYHAEGALSTTLFVPQSVTEVPNSTQTAYDGLGRAVRITTLEKGEARQSATSQYEGDWTLTRSAMSPTGATPLAGSRAVKTTTDALGRTSQVEHYTATDLTTSSKTSYTYDVRGKLAKVTDPASNIWSYTYDARGRLTASDDPDAGTSKFTYDNLDRQVSTTNVYDVTQFTTYDALGRKTALRDDSEIDPIATWTYDTLPGGKGQPVASTRKWGAGSYKTEVTGYDSEYRPTGSRITVPDLPSTKGLAGSYAYSTTYTPTGKVQSTTLPATIGGLAAEKLITRYNADGMVQTMSGLSWYTAETVYSPFGEVLRTASGNAPQRVWTTNTYDPHTGRITTASGHRETRDPDSDSNLLSSLTYKYDAVGNPISITDTYPGATKQSPARVDRQCYTYDAMGQLVRAWTGKTEGCPTSPTGPALAEIASGTPGDAYRQDYAFDAIGNRTKLTDFDPTNGALNDETTYTYGVDISGGAQPPVKKQPHALTKVNKTTRTPGSTVDSLSTYTYSAAGSTKTRTIDGDTQTLNWDRRSKLLSATSPGIGAVAVTGLSGKCLDVQGGSTADGTPVQLLSCNETKPQQWRITGDTVQALGKCLTSENGKAVLKACAPGEPSQKFTYRETDKALITGTNQCLTVPNDNDADGNDLHTFTCASPAATPAQQWSFGNLTNYLYDAAGNRVVQETGSARTLYLGETEITVNKAGQAIDAVRYYSSPGAPTTVRRTNGKTTGHTLSQLLTDHHNTATISVEQKAGQPVTRRKSDPYGNPRGSQPASWPGDRTFLGVGNDDNTTGLTHIGAREYDPTTGRFITVDPIIDITDPLQMNGYTYSNGNPITNSDPSGLKLFEGDNDGGFDSGGCGGCNTAAKNYTPGPNLSYYLNGPITLKLGVTTVVFKDVPTFQASTKAYYKHAPNQGRYSYNIYADCLNMGDGAGCNTPHPGSMLAYGATDFLCDREGVSCENQTNLGHVTAELAMTTLALEGGLLKFFGGGKGGAPKADPPCPNSFVAGTEVLLADGSSKPIEELAEGDEVLATDPETGETARKMVTATIYTEDDKTYVDLTVQTPDGVKSITTTGHHPFWSESDQAWKDAADLKPAGTLRTDDGSAVVIVATRTYEKFSTTYNLTVADLHTYYVMAGDTPVLVHNCGGTVRGHTAACPCATGGTPVGPINAHLAGKTHPVTGVPFDRHGFPDFSNWRDPNTPDVVITLTGDRKKDFAAADQAAGISAKYRKGRWTWNHHQNCGVMQLVSMSVHSKTGHTGGFSIC